From Pseudorca crassidens isolate mPseCra1 chromosome 15, mPseCra1.hap1, whole genome shotgun sequence, one genomic window encodes:
- the GPER1 gene encoding G-protein coupled estrogen receptor 1: METPPGASNGSSSGLGLPRALANSSAALSEQQQRAVGLFLSCLYTIFLFPIGFAGNLLILVVNIRFREKMTIPDLYFTNLAAADLVLVADSLIEVFNLDEQYYDITALCTFMSLFLQVNMYSSVFFLTWMSFDRYLALAKATRCGPFRTKPRARLSCGLIWMASVSATLVPFTAVHLQHSEDVCFCFADVREVQWLEVTLGFVVPFAIIGLCYSLIVRVLVTAHRHHGLRPRRQKALRMILAVVLVFFVCWLPENVFISVHLLQRAPPGAGPCQRSPRHAHPLAGHVVNLAAFSNSCLNPLVYSFLGETFRDKLRLYLEQKTSLSALNRFCHAALKAAVPDSTEQAEVKSSSAV, from the coding sequence ATGGAGACGCCGCCGGGCGCCTCCAACGGCTCCTCCAGCGGCCTCGGCCTGCCCCGCGCGCTGGCCAACAGCTCGGCCGCGCTCTCGGAGCAGCAGCAGCGCGCCGTCGGGctcttcctgtcctgcctctacaCCATCTTCCTCTTCCCCATCGGCTTCGCGGGCAACCTCCTGATCCTGGTGGTGAACATCCGCTTCCGGGAGAAGATGACCATCCCCGACCTGTACTTCACCAACCTGGCGGCCGCGGACCTCGTCCTGGTGGCAGACTCGCTGATCGAGGTGTTCAACCTGGACGAGCAGTACTACGACATCACCGCGCTCTGCACCTTCATGTCGCTCTTCCTGCAGGTCAACATGTACAGCAGCGTCTTCTTCCTCACCTGGATGAGCTTCGACCGCTACCTGGCTCTGGCCAAGGCCACGCGCTGCGGCCCGTTCCGCACCAAGCCCCGCGCACGGCTGAGCTGCGGCCTCATCTGGATGGCCTCCGTGTCTGCCACCCTGGTGCCCTTCACCGCCGTGCACCTGCAGCACAGCGAGGACGTCTGCTTCTGCTTCGCGGACGTCAGGGAGGTGCAGTGGCTGGAGGTCACGCTGGGCTTCGTGGTCCCCTTCGCCATCATCGGCCTCTGCTACTCGCTCATCGTCAGGGTCCTGGTGACGGCGCACCGGCACCATGGGCTTCGCCCGCGGAGGCAGAAGGCTCTGCGCATGATCCTGGCCGTGGTCCTGGTCTTCTTTGTGTGCTGGCTGCCCGAGAACGTCTTCATCAGCGTGCACCTGCTGCAGCGTGCGCCGCCCGGGGCCGGACCCTGCCAGAGGTCCCCCCGCCACGCGCACCCGCTGGCCGGCCACGTGGTCAACCTGGCCGCCTTCTCCAACAGCTGCCTCAACCCCCTGGTCTACAGCTTCCTCGGGGAGACCTTCCGAGACAAGCTGCGGCTCTACCTGGAGCAGAAGACCAGCCTGTCCGCCCTGAACCGCTTCTGCCACGCGGCCCTCAAGGCGGCAGTCCCGGACAGCACCGAGCAGGCCGAGGTGAAGTCCAGCAGTGCCGTgtag